Sequence from the Sphingomicrobium clamense genome:
CCAATCTCGACGAGCAGGACGACCGGCAGCAACACGCCGGACACACCCTGGCTTTCCATGTAGGCGACGGTCTCCTGATAGGACCCGACCTTCTGCAATCCGGCCACGATGAAGACCATCGCGAGCATCAGCCGCGCGACTGGGGAAAGATAATCTCTTAGGCTGTTCATCCCACAAGCTCCTACTGGTGAGGGGGAAGATTTCTCCCGTTTACCGTAATTCTTGCGCTTTCGCCACTATTCGAGCGTCCGTCCGCGCACCATCACCCAATCGACTTCCTCCAATACGGTGACGTCTTGGTAGGGATCGCCGTCGAACGCGATGAGGTCCGCGCTCATGCCGGGGGCGATCCGTCCGATCTCATTACCCATGTCGAGGACTTCGGCGGCCGTGATGGTGGCCGAAACCAGCGCCTGCGTCGGGTTCATCCCGGCATCGACCAGCATCTGGAATTCCTCGCCGTTGCGGCCATGTTCGAACACGCCGCTGTCGGTGCCGAACGCGACGGTGACACCCTCGGCGAGCGCCATGCGCACCTGTTCCCCGGTCAGCGCGACGGTGGCGCGCACCTTGGGCACGACGACGGGCGTGTACATGTTCTTGGCCAGCCCCTCCTCGATCCCCTTGAACGCCATCAGCGTGGGGACGAGCACGGTGCCATTAGCCTTCATCGCTCGCGCCGCCTCGCGATCGAGATAGGTTCCATGTTCGATCGTGCGCACGCCCGCGTTCGAGGCCGCCTCGATCCCGCGCGCGCCATGCGCATGTGCGGCGACATGGATGCCCAGCGTCGCGGCGGTGTCGACGATGCTCTTCATTTCCGCGTCGGTGAAATGCGCCTCGAGCCCCCTGCCCTGCTGGCTGAGCACGCCGCCGGTCGCGGTGATCTTGATGAAGTCGGCACCATTCTGGCTCGCCAGCCGCACCTTGGCGGCGCACTCGGTCGGTCCGGTGCAGTTATAACCGCTGTCGAGCAATTCGTTGATCTCGGGGCGGAAGCCGTTGGTGTCGCCGTGGCCACCGATGATCGCCAGCGCGGGGCCTGCCGACCAGATGCGCGGTCCCGGCACGACCCATTGCTCGGTCGCGCGGCGCAGCATGTGGGCGCTATGCTGGTCGCTGCCCGGGTTGCGGACGGTGGTGAAACCGGCCTCGAGCGTCTTTCGCGCATTCTTGACCGCCAGCACCGTATTCCATTCGACCGGAGTCGTCGCCGCGCGCCAGTAATCGCCGCTGGGATCGCCCGACAGATGCGTGTGCAGGTCGATGAGGCCCGGCATCACCGTCTTGTCCGACAGGTCGACGACTTCACCCGAAGGAGGGCGTTGATGCCCCGGCTCGACCGCCACGATCCGCCCCTGGTTGACCGTAATGGTCGCGGGCCCCGTTCCGCCCTCTCGCGCGTCGGCGATGAGGTTGCCGACGAGGATCGTGTCCTGCGCAGCAGCAGGTGTCGCGGCAGCCAGCATGGCAGTCGCGGCAAGCATCAGTCGTTTCATGAACGGCCCCTTTTTCCCTGTTCGCGATGGATGCTGCGCCGCTCGACGCGAATTGGCAAGCCTTGCCAGCCTCGCGCGTCGGTGCCAGCGTCATCGCCATG
This genomic interval carries:
- a CDS encoding metal-dependent hydrolase family protein, whose translation is MKRLMLAATAMLAAATPAAAQDTILVGNLIADAREGGTGPATITVNQGRIVAVEPGHQRPPSGEVVDLSDKTVMPGLIDLHTHLSGDPSGDYWRAATTPVEWNTVLAVKNARKTLEAGFTTVRNPGSDQHSAHMLRRATEQWVVPGPRIWSAGPALAIIGGHGDTNGFRPEINELLDSGYNCTGPTECAAKVRLASQNGADFIKITATGGVLSQQGRGLEAHFTDAEMKSIVDTAATLGIHVAAHAHGARGIEAASNAGVRTIEHGTYLDREAARAMKANGTVLVPTLMAFKGIEEGLAKNMYTPVVVPKVRATVALTGEQVRMALAEGVTVAFGTDSGVFEHGRNGEEFQMLVDAGMNPTQALVSATITAAEVLDMGNEIGRIAPGMSADLIAFDGDPYQDVTVLEEVDWVMVRGRTLE